A window of Ammospiza caudacuta isolate bAmmCau1 chromosome 29, bAmmCau1.pri, whole genome shotgun sequence contains these coding sequences:
- the OLFM2 gene encoding noelin-2 produces MTVPLLKIGAVLSTMAMVTNWMSQTLPSLVGLNGTAVSRAGTSEKITLFQSPDEGWQVFTSAQAPDGKCLCTAVIPVQGSCSRDLRSLQLRQLLEKVQNISQSMEVLDLRTFRDLQYVRNTEALMKGLDSRLRVASEGHKALNARSFQDLKEKMRELLPLLPVLEQYKADSRLIVHLKEEVRNLSGILLAIQEEMGAYDYEELQQRVLLLEARLHACLQKLGCGKLTGVSNPITIRASGSRFGSWMTDTMTPSTDSRVWYMDGYYKGRRVLEFRSLSDFVSGQNFVQHLLPHPWAGTGHVVFNGSLYYNKFQSNVAVRYHFRSRSVLVQRSLAGAGYNNTFPYSWGGFSDIDFMVDENGLWAVYTTNQNAGNIVVSRMDPHTLEVLRSWDTGYPKRSAGESFMICGILYVTNSHLAGAKIYFAYHTNTSSYEYTDIPFHNQYSHISMLDYNPRERVLYTWNNGHQVIYNVTLFHVINTAGEL; encoded by the exons ACCCTTTTCCAGAGCCCAGACGAGGGCTGGCAGGTTTTCACCTCGGCGCAGGCTCCGGACGGGAAATGTCTCTGCACCGCCGTGATCCCCGTGCAGGGATCCTGCTCCCGCGACCTCCGCAGCCTCCAGCTCCGGCAGCTCCTGGAAAAG GTGCAGAACATCTCCCAGTCCATGGAAGTCCTGGACCTCCGCACCTTCCGGGACCTGCAGTACGTGCGGAACACGGAGGCTCTGATGAAGGGCCTGGACTCGCGGCTCCGCGTGGCCTCTGAGGGCCACAAAGCCCTCAACGCCCGCAGCTTCCAG gatctGAAGGAGAAGATGCGGgagctgctgccgctgctgccggTGCTGGAGCAGTACAAGGCGGACTCGCGGCTCATCGTGCACCTCAAGGAGGAGGTCAGGAACCTCTCTGGGATTCTCCTGGCCAtccaggaggagatgggagccTACGACTacgaggagctgcagcagcgtgtgctgctgctggaggcgcGGCTGCACGCCTGCCTGCAGAAACTGG GCTGTGGGAAACTGACAGGGGTCAGCAACCCCATCACCATCCGCGCCTCGGGATCGCGCTTTGGATCCTGGATGACTGACACGATGACGCCCAGCACTGACAGCCGG GTGTGGTACATGGACGGCTACTACAAGGGCCGGCGCGTGCTGGAATTCCGCAGCCTCAGTGACTTCGTCTCCGGCCAAAACTTTgtccagcacctcctgcctcaCCCTTGGGCCGGCACTGGCCACGTGGTCTTCAACGGCTCCTTGTACTACAACAAATTCCAGAGCAACGTCGCCGTCCGCTACCACTTCCGCTCCCGCAGCGTCCTGGTGCAGCGCAGCCTCGCCGGCGCCGGCTACAACAACACCTTCCCCTACTCCTGGGGCGGCTTCTCCGACATCGACTTCATGGTGGATGAGAACGGCCTCTGGGCCGTCTACACCACCAACCAGAACGCCGGGAATATCGTGGTGAGTCGCATGGATCCGCACACCCTGGAagtgctgaggagctgggatACGGGGTACCCCAAACGTAGCGCGGGCGAGTCCTTCATGATCTGCGGGATTCTGTACGTCACCAATTCCCACCTGGCCGGCGCCAAGATTTATTTTGCTTACCACACGAACACTTCCAGCTACGAGTACACGGATATCCCCTTCCATAATCAGTATTCTCACATTTCCATGCTGGACTACAACCCGCGGGAGAGGGTGCTCTACACCTGGAATAACGGCCACCAGGTCATCTACAATGTCACGCTCTTCCACGTCATCAACACAGCCGGAGAGCTGTGA